A region from the Catellatospora sp. TT07R-123 genome encodes:
- a CDS encoding FMN-binding negative transcriptional regulator, whose amino-acid sequence MYIPAHFAADEAAVAELLAGIGAVDLVTATEQGPVATLLPMLFDRPAHLPHGRLRGHLARNNDQWRLPVLGQALAIVRGPDAYVSPSWYAAKAEHGRVVPTWNYVTAHVYGELVVHDDPVWTGALVRELTDRHEAGREHPWSVDDAPAAYVEGQLRAIVGVELVISRVEAKFKLSQNRSDADLRGVASGLDGAGQHAAAEAVRGVFRAGADG is encoded by the coding sequence GTGTACATTCCCGCGCACTTCGCCGCCGACGAGGCGGCCGTGGCCGAGCTGCTGGCCGGGATCGGCGCCGTCGACCTGGTCACCGCGACCGAGCAGGGCCCGGTCGCGACCCTGCTGCCGATGCTGTTCGACCGCCCGGCCCACCTGCCGCACGGCCGCCTGCGCGGCCACCTGGCCCGCAACAACGACCAGTGGCGCCTGCCGGTGCTCGGGCAGGCGCTGGCGATCGTGCGCGGCCCCGACGCCTACGTCAGCCCGAGCTGGTACGCCGCCAAGGCCGAGCACGGCCGGGTCGTGCCCACCTGGAACTACGTCACCGCGCACGTCTACGGCGAACTGGTGGTGCACGACGACCCGGTCTGGACCGGGGCGCTCGTGCGCGAGCTGACCGACCGGCACGAGGCCGGCCGCGAGCACCCCTGGTCGGTCGACGACGCCCCGGCGGCGTACGTGGAGGGCCAGCTGCGGGCGATCGTCGGCGTGGAACTGGTGATCTCGCGGGTCGAGGCGAAGTTCAAGCTGAGCCAGAACCGCTCCGACGCCGACCTGCGCGGCGTGGCGTCCGGTCTGGACGGTGCCGGGCAGCACGCGGCGGCCGAGGCGGTGCGGGGGGTGTTCCGCGCGGGAGCGGATGGTTAA
- a CDS encoding LCP family protein, producing MTRSTRLLLIIGVIVVLLGGGAYAGVSMLRSHVDDAIPQADLFGPSDTPSPSAPGSPSPSASPTPPAGSDIKGPLNILIVGVDTREAQKSWPAHGDAVMIMHVNADLSSAWLTSLPRDLVVRVPAFKPSNYGGTAHTKLTHAMTFGARVPGTGRFDMAQGFQLMAKAVSGYTGIARFDAGAVVTFTGYRDLINAMGGVDIYVDQKIVSIHRAPDGKLRPSCGGCSHGYSGPQATYNVGTMHMTGWQALDYGRQRYTAGSEYTRQRHQRQLIKAMAARAFSGDLLTSPGRLEAILQALGKTMVFDGRGHTPSAWAYALRKLTPAAITLVGLPGHGVYTGGKYQGEALDSVQASYFAALRKDQLAGWVKTHPKLVNVDPRA from the coding sequence ATGACCCGTTCCACCCGTCTCCTGCTGATCATCGGTGTGATCGTCGTCCTGCTCGGCGGCGGCGCGTACGCCGGAGTGTCGATGCTGCGCTCCCATGTGGACGACGCGATCCCGCAGGCAGACCTGTTCGGCCCGAGCGACACCCCGTCCCCGTCGGCGCCCGGCTCGCCGAGCCCCAGCGCGAGCCCGACCCCGCCCGCCGGATCGGACATCAAGGGCCCGCTGAACATCCTGATCGTCGGCGTCGACACCCGCGAGGCGCAGAAGAGCTGGCCGGCGCACGGCGACGCGGTCATGATCATGCATGTCAACGCCGACCTGAGCAGCGCGTGGCTGACCTCGCTGCCGCGCGACCTGGTGGTGCGGGTGCCCGCGTTCAAGCCGTCGAACTACGGCGGCACGGCGCACACCAAGCTGACCCACGCGATGACGTTCGGGGCGCGGGTGCCCGGCACCGGCCGGTTCGACATGGCGCAGGGGTTCCAGCTGATGGCCAAGGCGGTGAGCGGGTACACCGGGATCGCGCGGTTCGACGCGGGGGCGGTCGTCACGTTCACCGGATACCGCGACCTCATCAACGCCATGGGCGGGGTCGACATCTACGTCGACCAGAAGATCGTCTCGATCCACCGCGCGCCCGACGGCAAGCTGCGGCCCTCCTGCGGCGGGTGCAGCCACGGCTACAGCGGGCCGCAGGCCACCTACAACGTGGGCACCATGCACATGACGGGCTGGCAGGCGCTGGACTACGGGCGGCAGCGCTACACGGCGGGCAGCGAGTACACCCGGCAGCGGCACCAGCGGCAGCTCATCAAGGCGATGGCGGCCAGGGCGTTCAGCGGCGACCTGCTGACCAGCCCCGGCCGGCTGGAGGCCATCCTGCAGGCGCTGGGCAAGACGATGGTGTTCGACGGGCGCGGGCACACCCCCTCAGCCTGGGCGTACGCGCTGCGCAAGCTGACCCCGGCCGCCATCACCCTGGTCGGGCTGCCCGGCCACGGCGTCTACACGGGCGGCAAGTACCAGGGTGAGGCGCTGGACTCGGTGCAGGCGTCGTACTTCGCGGCGCTGCGCAAGGATCAGCTGGCCGGCTGGGTGAAGACGCATCCGAAGCTGGTCAACGTCGATCCACGAGCCTGA
- a CDS encoding GNAT family N-acetyltransferase yields METIRQLQIRRATTADVPAVVALVESAYRGESSRAGWTTEADLLEGQRTDPDAVAGMVGAEDGRVLLFERDGALVACCHVQRREGYAYFGMFSVRPDRQGGGIGRAVLAEAERLARQEWTAPELHMTVLVQRPELLSWYERRGYRRTGQRYPFPYGDPRFGLPKRTDLEFELLIKAL; encoded by the coding sequence GTGGAGACGATCAGACAGTTGCAGATCCGTCGCGCCACCACCGCGGACGTGCCCGCGGTGGTGGCGCTGGTCGAGTCGGCGTACCGGGGCGAGTCGAGCCGGGCCGGGTGGACCACCGAGGCCGACCTGCTCGAAGGGCAGCGCACCGACCCCGACGCGGTGGCCGGGATGGTCGGCGCCGAGGACGGCCGGGTGCTGCTGTTCGAACGCGACGGTGCCCTGGTCGCCTGCTGCCACGTGCAGCGCCGTGAGGGATATGCCTACTTCGGCATGTTCTCGGTGCGCCCCGACCGGCAGGGCGGCGGGATCGGCCGGGCGGTGCTGGCCGAGGCCGAGCGGCTGGCCCGGCAGGAATGGACCGCGCCCGAGCTGCACATGACCGTGCTGGTGCAGCGCCCCGAACTGCTGTCCTGGTATGAGCGGCGCGGCTACCGCCGGACCGGGCAGCGCTACCCGTTCCCGTACGGCGATCCGCGCTTCGGGCTGCCCAAACGTACCGATCTGGAGTTCGAACTGCTGATCAAGGCGCTTTGA